The Plasmodium knowlesi strain H genome assembly, chromosome: 4 genome window below encodes:
- a CDS encoding DNA-directed RNA polymerase I subunit, putative, whose product MAGNEHGDVKNLDLGPEFKNCKCLNLCELQLILGDQLRLTSKRNEEAQTLIKSSFDYANKFATIKNRSSIVDVRTNLERIGELHEYEIAMLVNLLPKTAQEARYFIPSLIRLSDETLNSILEHLISYKMYVS is encoded by the exons ATGGCGGGTAACGAACACGGAGATGTAAAAAACTTGGACCTGGGACCAG AATTCAAAAACTGCAAATGCCTAAACCTGTGTGAGTTGCAACTCATCTTGGGAGACCAGCTGCGGTTGACGTCGAAGCGGAACGAGGAGGCTCAAAC GCTAATCAAATCCTCGTTCGACTACGCCAACAAATTTGCAACAATCAAAAACAGGAGTTCCATAGTAGATGTTCGTACCAATCTGGAACGCATAGGAGAACTGCACGAATACGAAATAGCTATGTTGGTGAACCTACTACCCAAGACCGCACAGGAAGCTAGGTACTTTATTCCGTCCCTGATTCGACTGAGCGATGAGACATTGAATTCTATTTTGGAGCACCTCATCAGTTATAAGATGTACGTTTCATGA
- a CDS encoding 2-methoxy-6-polyprenyl-1,4-benzoquinol methylase, mitochondrial, putative — translation MKMLQFCSSLHGGYFREKRLGAILRTGLKSFSTESDSFSSGERLYNFGFKKVTEEIKSKLVYNLFSHVSNKYDLMNDLMSLRLHRCWKDQLVKELDLFLKYHSYKMQEEIHKNEANWINQNRKEERAASWEGAPNNEATHFGDGESQTGKAPRYDGVHTSEAIDQGEESSANISTCKILDLAGGTGDIAFRILERYKYYLKRMNKGAYFDGEQGNPDLFYSKFTPEVIVADVNRDMIEVGMKRAKEKNYQRNIKWIIENAENLNSFDDNSVDIVTLSFGIRNFTNIPKSLKEIHRILKPGGRFLCLEFCRVNCSILKPLYNAYLMNFIPLLGKFVASSEDSYKYLAESIQTFLTPDELSQLMHQNSFRNISYSTMTMGIVAIHSAYKIN, via the exons ATGAAAATGTTGCAGTTTTGTAGCTCCCTCCATGGGGGGTATTTCAGGGAGAAAAGACTGGGGGCCATCTTAAGGACAGGGTTGAAGTCTTTTAGCACAGAGAGCGACTCCTTTAGCAGCGGCGAAA GGCTGTACAACTTCGGCTTCAAAAAGGTTACAGAAGAGATAAAATCAAAGCTGGTTTACAACTTATTTAGCCATGTGTCCAACAAGTACGACTTGATGAATGATTTGATGAGTCTGCGTTTGCATCGTTGCTGGAAGGATCAGCTGGTGAAAGAGCtagatttatttttaaaatatcataGCTACAAGATGCAAGAAgaaattcacaaaaatgaagcaaattgGATAAACCAAAatagaaaagaggaaagagcCGCATCCTGGGAAGGCGCCCCCAACAATGAGGCAACCCACTTCGGTGACGGAGAAAGTCAAACCGGCAAGGCGCCGAGGTATGACGGGGTACACACAAGTGAAGCAATAGACCAAGGGGAGGAAAGCTCTGCCAATATTTCTACTTGCAAAATATTAGACTTAGCTGGAGGGACAGGAGATATAGCCTTTAGAATATTAGAACGATATAAGTACTATTTGAAGAGGATGAACAAGGGTGCATATTTCGATGGTGAACAAGGGAATCCcgatttattttattcaaagTTTACCCCCGAAGTAATTGTGGCCGATGTGAATAGAGACATGATCGAAGTAGGAATGAAACGagcaaaggaaaagaattacCAAAGGAATATCAAATGGATAATTGAGAACGCAGAGAATTTAAATTCCTTTGACGATAATTCAGTAGACATAGTTACCCTCTCGTTTGGCATTCGAAACTTTACCAACATTCCGAAATCGTTAAAAGAGATTCATCGTATTTTAAAACCTGGAGGAAGATTCTTATGCTTAGAATTTTGCAGAGTTAATTGTTCTATTTTGAAGCCCCTTTATAATGCCTATTTAATGAACTTCATTCCTCTGCTTGGAAAATTTGTAGCAAGTAGTGAAGATTCTTACAAGTATTTGGCCGAAAGTATTCAAACCTTCTTAACTCCGGATGAGTTGTCACAACTTATGCACCAGAACTCTTTTCGAAACATTTCCTACTCTACCATGACCATGGGTATCGTCGCCATTCATTCTGCCTACAAGATTAACTAA
- a CDS encoding PH domain-containing protein, putative, whose translation MEVVNEGWVFKQSKYLKRLRKRYMILTKNFICSFKSQYYQAEKPTEILYLNNFTELTSLEDIRKIKLVENELGLTNVHLFSISYHNRKILFATVDREEKNKWIKHISRQMIKPTVLLSD comes from the exons ATGGAAGTAGTAAACGAAGGGTGGGTTTTTAAGCAGTCCAAATATTTGAAGCGATTGCGAAAGAGGTACATGATACTAACGAAGAATTTTATCTGCTCCTTTAAGTCTCAGTATTACCAGGCGGAGAAGCCCACCGAG ATCTTGTACCTGAATAATTTCACCGAGCTGACCTCCTTGGAGGATATCCGGAAAATAAAGCTCGTCGAAAATGAGTTGGGCCTAACCAACGTGCATTTGTTTAGCATAAGTTACCATAACAGAAAAATTTTGTTTGCGACTGTGGACAgggaggagaagaacaaatggATAA AGCACATCAGCAGGCAAATGATCAAACCTACAGTTTTGCTAAGCGACTGA
- a CDS encoding RNA-binding protein, putative: MNEILNSNGIIICKNIPIDKNRFEITEIFSKYGPLLGEGIHFGKKNSNMFYVKFVYFKDAIKAYESLKDNKTGEYDFRLSFSKNDEIKYRAVKGNKKAVEELKYIYKNNEQIKVNDDMTNDILNEINEQNTELLRKKKKEKEMEKKKDKSFILNLLTKIEEPQESEQSIRLKADLKNYLSLNCLCVYNFDENNKHDNYLTPTFPK; this comes from the exons ATGAATGAAATTCTCAACAGTAATGGAATTATCATTTGTAAAAACATTCCTATTGATAAAAACAGATTTGAAATAACGGAAATATTTAGCAAAT ATGGACCACTGCTCGGTGAAGGCATccactttggaaaaaaaaacagcaacATGTTTTACGTCAAATTCGTTTACTTCAAGGATGCTATAAAGGCGTACGAG AGCTTGAAGGACAATAAGACAGGCGAATACGACTTCAGACTATCGTTTAGCAAAAACGACGAGATAAAGTATAGGGCGGTGAAAG GCAACAAGAAGGCAGTCGAGGAACTCAAGTACATTTACAAAAACAACGAACAGATAAAAGTAAACGATGACATGACCAACGACATCCTCAACGAAATAAATGAGCAAAACACAGAGTTgctaagaaagaaaaagaaggaaaaagaaatggaaaagaaaaaagacaaatcCTTTATTTTGAACCTCCTCACCAAAATTGAGGAGCCGCAGGAAAGCGAGCAAAGTATCAG GCTAAAGGCAGATCTAAAAAATTACCTCAGCTTGAATTGTCTCTGTGTATACAACTTTGACGAAAACAACAAACATGATAATTATTTAACGCCAACTTTTCCGAAGTGA